The proteins below come from a single Bactrocera tryoni isolate S06 unplaced genomic scaffold, CSIRO_BtryS06_freeze2 scaffold_25, whole genome shotgun sequence genomic window:
- the LOC120780792 gene encoding uncharacterized protein LOC120780792, whose translation MNQRLTGGGPSSKPMTDFEEMALSTFGSAAVDGMQNVQSLGLTPIEETDECAISSRTSSPLQLCSQVDASPNTEHHTASPSTPPTYLSLENQDASTSMLSRKARNKLISTLIADILKRNATEEERRREHREMMQAIQGLTSSITELIKSFTNNVK comes from the exons ATGAACCAAAGGCTCACAGGTGGAGGTCCAAGTTCCAAGCCGATGACGGACTTCGAAGAAATGGCTTTGTCTACATTTGGCTCGGCCGCTGTAGATGGGATGCAAAATGTACAAAGCCTAGGTTTAACGCCAATTGAGGAAACGGATGAATGCGCAATTTCATCACGCACGAGTAGTCCTCTACAATTGTGCAGTCAGGTAGATGCAAGCCCAAATACCGAACACCATACAGCAAGTCCCTCGACACCACCTACGTATCTTAGCTTGGAAAACCAG gaTGCTTCAACTTCGATGCTATCACGAAAGGCACGAAATAAGCTTATCAGCACTTTGATAGCTGATATATTAAAAAGGAATGCTACTGAGGAAGAGAGGCGACGGGAGCATCGTGAAATGATGCAGGCCATTCAAGGCCTAACTAGTTCTATAACAGAACTAATAAAATCGTTTACTAATAACGTAAAATAA